The Stieleria maiorica genome includes the window CCGCAACCAGCCGTTACGCCTGCACCCTGGTCGCGGCCGACTATCAAATGAAACGGCTTGCAATGGCCATTGAGGACTCCCCGGTCAAAGGCCTGCCCAGCTACCTGCAACTGGCACGCAACACCTCTCACGCCGGCAGCATGAACCCGCGTTGGTGGATGGAGTGCGAGTACGACAGCCTGACCCGCAACGAAGAAGGCACGGTTTGGAAGCTGACCGGTCAAGGCATCAAGACGATGACCGAACAAGACGCGATCGCCGCCGACGGCAGCGCATCGAGCACCCAAAAGGCGGACAAGCTGGCACAGAAATGGGCCACGTCGATGACCGAACGGTTCGAACAGCTGGCCAAAGAAATGCCGGTCTTCGGTGATCTGCAAAACCTGATGGACCTGACCGTTGCGTCGACCTTGATCGTTCAAGAACAACTGGAGAACCGCTCCGGGTTGGAATTGACCGTGCTTCGCGACCAAGAAACCCTCGCGCCGCCGGCGTTCGATGCCCCACAAACGATCTCTCCGGAGTGCAGCTTCATCAAAGGGCGAAGCGGCTGGGTCGTGACCGCCTCCGGCGGCGTTTCGATCAACGCCTTTCAGATCGTTCATGACCAGCAAGTCGACGCCTCGCTGACCAACAAGATCGCTTCGGCGCGAACCGACGCCTGGTGGTGGAATAAGTAGGGCGGGACGATTGCAAATTGCAACATGAACATTGCAACTTGCAAATTTCCGATTCGACCGCCCGTTGAGTTTTTTTCCTCGACGCGAGCCCGTGTTCGCGTCCGCGGTTTGGGTGATCGCGGAACACGGAACGGAAGAAACCCCACGGATGGCAAAGCGTCCCCACGGATCTCAGGCAGCACTCCATCCGTGGGCACGCTTTGCCATCCGTGGTTTGACTCCGCTCAGTCTCTTAGGTCGCCCCCGCCGTTGAACAAAACAAAGCTCGGGGCGCACGACGGTCGCCGCTACGCGACGTCGCCCAGGTCCAGGCGTTTGCCATAGCGCCGCATCAGCTGCTTCTTAAGAGGCTGCCACTTGGGATCGGACAACTCGGGGTCTTCGTCGATCGTCGCCTGTGCGATCTCGCGAGCGACCTGCAGGACATCGATATCGTTCATCACGTCAGCGATCCGCATCGGCGGCAAACCGCTTTGACGTGCCCCGAACACGTCACCGGGGCCGCGCATTCTAAAATCGGCTTCGGCCAGTTCGAATCCGTCGCTGGTGTCTTCAAACACTTTCAACCGCTCGAACTCCTCCGGTGATTGTTCCCCGTCGGTGAACACACACACGTGACCGGCGTGGGTGCCGCGGGAGACACGTCCGCGGAGCTGGTGAAGCTGTGCCAGTCCGAATCGCTGGGCCCCCAGAATCGTCATCACGGTCGCATTGGGCACATCGATGCCGACTTCGATCACCGTCGTGCTGACCAAGACGTCGGTCTCACCGTCGGCAAACGCCTCCATCACCGCACGTTTTTCGTCACTGGAAAGCCGGCCGTGAAGCAGCCCGACCTGGTAATCGGCCAGAACATCGTTGCAAAGGTCACGGTAAACCGATTCGACCGACGAAACGTCTTCGTCGGTCGTGGCATCGGACGCGACGTCGTCGACATCCTCTTGCGTCGCAGTCTGGGACTCTCCGGTCGCGACCTGGGCACTCACCCGGGGCGCGACGACGAACGCTTGCCGGCCTTCGTCGAGTTGTTTTTTCACGAACGTCCACCAACGCTGACGCCACTGGTCGCGGCCCAAGTACGTGTTCACACTGCCGCGACCCGGCGGCTTTTCACGCAGCGTCGTCAGATCCACGTCGCCGAAAATGGTCATCGCCACCGA containing:
- a CDS encoding DUF1598 domain-containing protein, with protein sequence MKLSQARFMIAIAMSCLVAVASLTTAGFNNGGGNNVGGVSIDPAGVVRSATVQENQELVNLLRNEVTAPAGDLAAATELRMVSLSGLQDAIIEVRKSGARLPAEIRYLAGLTGVDYVLVDHENNDLILAGPAEPWTLSETGSVVGTETGAAILQLEDLVVALRNVENSRAQGISCSIEPTAEGRQRLNAFLSRMKLRPGQNPAALEAGMKQAFGPQMIKLTGIPATSRYACTLVAADYQMKRLAMAIEDSPVKGLPSYLQLARNTSHAGSMNPRWWMECEYDSLTRNEEGTVWKLTGQGIKTMTEQDAIAADGSASSTQKADKLAQKWATSMTERFEQLAKEMPVFGDLQNLMDLTVASTLIVQEQLENRSGLELTVLRDQETLAPPAFDAPQTISPECSFIKGRSGWVVTASGGVSINAFQIVHDQQVDASLTNKIASARTDAWWWNK